A section of the Cervus canadensis isolate Bull #8, Minnesota chromosome 8, ASM1932006v1, whole genome shotgun sequence genome encodes:
- the ANKRD22 gene encoding ankyrin repeat domain-containing protein 22, whose protein sequence is MGILYSEPICQAAYQNDLGQVWRWVKEDGNYINVQDGFNGDTPLICACRRGHMRIVSFLLRRNADVNLKNQKQRTCLHYAVKKRFTFFDYLLIILLMPVLLIGYFLMVSKTKQNEALVRMLLNAGVEVNAIDCYGCTALHYACEMKNQTLIPLLLEAHANPMIKNKHGETSLDIAQRLKFSQIELMLRKAS, encoded by the exons CCCATCTGCCAGGCGGCCTATCAGAATGACCTGGGTCAAGTGTGGCGGTGGGTGAAGGAAGATGGCAACTATATCAATGTCCAAGACGGCTTTAATGGAGACACCCCCTTGATCTGCGCTTGCAGGCGGGGGCACATGAgaattgtttcctttcttctgagAAGAAATGCTGATGTGAATCTCAAAAACCAG AAACAGAGAACCTGCTTGCATTACGCTGTGAAGAAAAGATTTACCTTCTTTGATTATCTACTCATTATCCTCTTAATGCCTGTCCTGCTTATTGGGTATTTCCTCATG GTGTCAAAGACGAAGCAGAATGAGGCTCTTGTACGAATGCTGCTTAATGCTGGTGTCGAAGTTAATGCCATAGACTGT tATGGCTGCACTGCGTTACACTATGCCTGTGAAATGAAAAACCAGACTCTCATTCCTCTGCTCCTTGAAGCCCATGCAAACCCCATGATAAAGAATAAG catGGTGAGACTTCCCTGGATATTGCACAGAGATTAAAATTTTCCCAGATTGAATTAATGCTAAGGAAAGCATCATAA